A portion of the Coleofasciculaceae cyanobacterium genome contains these proteins:
- a CDS encoding AAA family ATPase, translating to MSINSNSCRIIAIFNQAGGVAKTTLTHNLGYHLAQRKHRVLLIDMDPQASLTKFMGLVPAQLDKTVADAIIEEQPLPITEDIHGIDLAPTNRILSTTEMQLVSAEMRDLRLKEAIEPVKDAYDFILLDCPPSLGLLSYISLVAATHVLVPIETHVKAFEGTNELLQTVTRVKNRANRSLEIAGFVPTRYDRRNSADTRTLGAISTQLSSWGKVFPPIPRATSFVDASEEREPLAVYDPKHSAVTLLDSLATAMEELS from the coding sequence GTGTCTATTAATTCTAATTCTTGCCGAATTATCGCCATATTTAACCAAGCTGGGGGAGTAGCGAAAACTACCCTGACCCATAACTTGGGTTATCACCTAGCACAAAGAAAACATCGGGTTCTCCTCATCGATATGGACCCTCAAGCAAGTCTGACTAAATTTATGGGCTTAGTACCAGCGCAGTTAGATAAAACAGTTGCTGATGCCATTATTGAAGAACAGCCCTTACCCATTACCGAAGATATTCACGGTATAGACTTAGCTCCTACTAATAGAATCCTCTCCACTACTGAAATGCAGTTAGTCAGTGCCGAAATGCGCGACCTGCGACTCAAAGAAGCTATAGAACCAGTTAAAGATGCTTACGACTTTATCCTGCTCGACTGTCCCCCCAGTTTAGGCTTACTCTCTTACATTTCCTTAGTGGCAGCTACTCATGTTCTCGTTCCCATTGAAACTCATGTTAAAGCTTTCGAGGGAACTAACGAGCTTTTACAAACCGTAACCAGAGTTAAAAATCGAGCTAATCGTTCCTTAGAGATAGCGGGTTTTGTTCCTACCCGTTATGACCGCAGAAATTCAGCCGATACTCGAACTTTAGGCGCAATTTCTACACAGCTATCAAGCTGGGGCAAAGTTTTTCCCCCCATTCCCCGCGCCACGTCTTTTGTTGATGCTTCTGAAGAGCGAGAACCATTAGCTGTTTACGACCCCAAACATTCGGCTGTTACTCTTCTTGATTCTTTAGCCACTGCTATGGAGGAACTATCATGA
- a CDS encoding AAA domain-containing protein — MRIGSDNFRNSKNSSLTGQSNNSRSAEAKIRAIMAIWLDYIRLEDLTNAKVDAQRHGVDYVWDKGVSLIGNHLIIDKTLFKTLKQKKKACADRNREEDYQIAVAFPSIAQFENNLRKFRPLFTIDLTPILSVNYRQKGWDLTEFEFHPVLPNLIKFYGIEEEEAERLPTREGLFVFLEAVFNRTFPTLQDFLNLIELPEKPLRCQPVPYLLRFGFANYNHHLKKDFQNLQGQLDYPWPISGHPAYEYLFGLPQPPKQEQLFLGAWATSPPDEAQATALKHSCSHGLTAVIGPPGHGKTHVVLHKIAQQVVERAVKLAQQGLDENNLTVVASTNNRAVNNVETYLSEQFDNDFFYLSQAGEDRDSLRKKVLPKLQAALNWLNETTFEQAEWEQAKKRLLSAVGEFQSYRERAELEQKQRVSDERQLEQNRIEIEKLTQAIEAIQSEQQQLSSNEETECSQFPREPIERIARAIESATRALPTETRQPRSWYQNLGNWLLSLWRVFKGQTDGAIIARLNKNINEDVARTKNTPFPLELIVNRKHLEYWRAQIAGQLTAAEEWQQRWLLKQRNSSQLQTLQQQIVFQKRQQQQIPKKIASYSERDFYSCFYTDYHQLQVQLFELSWQFQLSTALRRKEAVIENIRTYIGVLNGEWETKRQFKRNWHSVYRDLSLLFPVFLSTLQSLRRLFPELHNGCIDRAFVDEAGQITPHQVYPLLVRSRRAMFLGDPWQLEPIVSLSDSDKDLYRAKAFFARQLTDTDYDRYSPTAITAYHRAAGGSGRVGDLGNGIVLKYHYRSVPLIARFISQLCYPEMIIKTLPSPSRMGANLIACHVEGQQTDHVNQAEIEVVKDLIKELLKAGYSLNSNDNSDTIGVISPYRRQADALTNSLRSRWSDFSSNSIGTVHTFQGGQKSVIILSTRQCHSSDSLWFINRRPNLLNVAVSRARELFILVGNLKLLREGEYSKLLVEYIEQFGEIRML; from the coding sequence ATGAGAATCGGGTCAGACAATTTTAGAAATTCTAAAAACTCATCTTTGACTGGTCAAAGCAATAATTCTCGCTCGGCTGAGGCGAAAATTAGAGCAATTATGGCAATCTGGCTTGACTATATTCGACTAGAAGATCTAACCAATGCTAAGGTAGATGCACAACGTCATGGAGTTGACTACGTATGGGATAAAGGAGTTAGTCTCATTGGCAATCATCTCATTATTGACAAGACATTATTCAAAACTCTAAAGCAAAAAAAGAAGGCTTGTGCCGACCGAAATAGAGAAGAGGACTATCAGATTGCCGTGGCATTTCCAAGTATTGCTCAGTTTGAGAATAATCTTCGTAAATTTCGTCCCCTCTTTACCATCGATCTTACTCCTATCTTGTCGGTCAACTATCGTCAAAAAGGATGGGATTTAACCGAGTTCGAGTTTCATCCCGTTTTACCCAACCTAATTAAATTTTACGGAATTGAAGAAGAAGAAGCAGAACGTCTGCCCACACGCGAAGGCTTATTTGTGTTTCTCGAAGCCGTTTTTAATCGCACTTTTCCGACCCTGCAAGATTTTCTGAACTTAATCGAACTTCCAGAAAAGCCCTTACGTTGCCAACCAGTACCTTATCTACTGCGTTTTGGCTTCGCGAATTATAATCACCATCTAAAAAAAGATTTTCAAAATCTTCAGGGACAATTGGACTATCCCTGGCCAATTTCAGGACATCCCGCTTACGAGTATCTATTTGGTTTACCTCAACCTCCCAAACAAGAGCAATTATTTCTCGGTGCTTGGGCTACCTCCCCTCCCGATGAAGCTCAAGCAACAGCCCTCAAACATTCTTGTTCTCACGGTCTGACGGCGGTAATTGGACCACCAGGACACGGCAAAACTCATGTCGTGCTGCATAAAATAGCGCAACAGGTGGTCGAGCGGGCTGTCAAACTGGCACAACAGGGATTAGATGAGAATAACTTGACCGTAGTAGCCAGTACTAACAACCGTGCGGTTAACAATGTTGAAACTTATCTTTCAGAACAATTTGACAATGACTTTTTCTATTTATCTCAAGCAGGAGAAGATAGAGATAGCTTGAGAAAGAAAGTTTTGCCAAAATTACAAGCTGCTCTCAATTGGTTGAATGAAACGACGTTCGAGCAAGCCGAGTGGGAGCAAGCCAAAAAACGGTTATTGTCGGCGGTCGGAGAATTTCAATCTTATCGGGAGCGGGCTGAACTAGAGCAAAAACAACGAGTATCTGACGAACGACAATTAGAGCAGAATCGAATCGAGATTGAGAAACTAACTCAAGCAATTGAAGCGATACAGAGCGAACAGCAGCAGTTATCATCAAATGAAGAAACCGAATGTTCTCAGTTTCCCCGCGAGCCAATTGAAAGGATTGCTAGGGCAATTGAATCAGCAACAAGAGCGTTACCTACAGAAACCAGACAACCCCGTTCTTGGTATCAAAACTTAGGGAATTGGCTATTATCATTGTGGCGGGTTTTCAAGGGACAAACGGATGGAGCTATTATTGCTCGTCTCAATAAAAACATCAATGAAGATGTTGCCAGGACTAAAAATACTCCCTTCCCCTTAGAATTAATTGTCAACCGCAAGCATTTAGAATATTGGCGAGCGCAAATAGCTGGGCAGCTTACGGCTGCCGAAGAATGGCAACAGAGATGGTTATTAAAACAGCGTAACAGTTCTCAGTTACAAACCCTACAGCAACAGATCGTTTTCCAAAAACGTCAACAACAACAAATACCGAAAAAAATAGCTAGTTATTCCGAACGAGATTTTTACAGTTGCTTTTATACCGATTATCATCAACTTCAAGTGCAATTATTCGAGCTATCTTGGCAATTTCAGCTTTCTACCGCATTACGAAGAAAAGAAGCAGTTATCGAAAATATCCGAACTTATATTGGCGTATTAAATGGTGAATGGGAAACTAAACGTCAGTTCAAGCGTAATTGGCACTCTGTTTACCGCGACCTCAGCCTTCTGTTTCCCGTTTTTCTCAGTACTCTACAGTCCCTGCGTCGTCTGTTTCCCGAACTACATAATGGCTGTATAGATCGAGCGTTCGTCGATGAAGCGGGTCAGATTACCCCCCATCAGGTCTATCCCTTGTTAGTCCGCAGTCGCCGAGCCATGTTTTTAGGAGACCCCTGGCAACTAGAGCCTATCGTTTCCTTGAGCGATTCAGATAAAGACCTATACAGAGCCAAAGCGTTTTTTGCCCGACAACTGACGGATACTGACTACGACCGCTATAGTCCGACCGCTATAACGGCATATCACCGAGCAGCAGGAGGTAGCGGGCGAGTGGGAGATTTGGGCAACGGGATCGTTCTTAAATATCATTATCGCAGCGTCCCTTTGATTGCTCGTTTTATCTCTCAACTCTGTTATCCAGAGATGATTATCAAAACATTACCCTCACCTTCACGAATGGGAGCTAATTTAATTGCTTGTCATGTAGAAGGACAACAAACAGACCATGTTAATCAAGCAGAAATTGAGGTAGTTAAAGACTTAATTAAAGAATTACTCAAAGCAGGATACAGTCTCAACTCGAATGATAATTCAGATACCATTGGAGTAATTTCCCCTTACCGCCGTCAAGCAGACGCTTTAACCAATTCATTACGGTCGCGTTGGTCGGATTTTTCTAGCAACAGTATAGGTACGGTTCATACTTTTCAAGGAGGGCAAAAATCAGTAATAATTCTCTCTACTCGTCAATGTCATTCCTCAGATAGTCTTTGGTTTATCAATCGTCGTCCTAATCTGCTCAACGTTGCGGTTAGCCGTGCCAGGGAACTGTTTATTTTAGTAGGGAATTTAAAGCTGCTTAGAGAAGGAGAATACAGCAAATTGTTAGTTGAATATATCGAGCAATTTGGAGAAATACGTATGTTGTAA
- a CDS encoding ParB/RepB/Spo0J family partition protein → MSRRKSEKPFGSQINAPWADESKSETKAAATLVLIKEIHLPPQQPRRYFDPDALKELVNSIEQHGILQPLLVRPMTSGGYELVAGERRYRAAMSSELIEVPAVIRELSNSDALTLALIENLQREDLNPVEETEGILQLLSLHLEITVEEAISLLYRLNNESKGKVTRNVTGKETVAQVEKLFNSIGTMNWSSFVRNRLPLLKLPQDIREALQLGKIAYTKATVIARIKDDRVRNSLLLETIKNNLSLSQIKEKIEELQPNSDKPSDPLPKRLKTAYQQINKSKVWSDPKKRQKLEKLLSQLEALTSAK, encoded by the coding sequence ATGAGTCGTCGTAAAAGTGAAAAACCATTTGGTAGTCAGATTAATGCTCCTTGGGCTGATGAATCTAAAAGCGAGACAAAAGCAGCAGCTACTTTAGTTTTAATTAAAGAAATTCATCTCCCCCCACAACAACCCCGACGCTATTTTGACCCCGACGCTTTGAAGGAGTTAGTCAACTCGATCGAACAACATGGTATTCTCCAACCCCTCTTAGTACGTCCTATGACATCAGGAGGCTATGAACTCGTAGCAGGAGAACGACGCTATCGGGCAGCAATGTCAAGCGAACTAATTGAAGTCCCCGCAGTGATTCGCGAACTGAGTAATTCCGATGCTCTTACCCTTGCCCTAATCGAAAATCTCCAACGGGAAGACCTCAATCCTGTAGAGGAAACTGAGGGAATTTTACAACTGCTCTCTCTGCACCTTGAAATTACTGTAGAAGAGGCAATTTCTCTACTTTATCGCCTGAATAATGAATCTAAAGGAAAAGTTACCCGTAACGTTACGGGTAAAGAGACGGTCGCTCAAGTAGAAAAACTTTTCAACTCCATCGGCACTATGAATTGGTCGTCTTTTGTCAGAAATCGTTTACCTTTGCTCAAGCTGCCTCAAGATATCAGAGAAGCCCTCCAATTGGGAAAAATTGCTTATACAAAAGCTACTGTAATTGCACGGATTAAAGACGATCGAGTTCGTAACTCTTTACTGTTAGAAACTATAAAAAATAACCTCTCATTGAGCCAAATCAAAGAAAAGATCGAAGAGCTTCAGCCAAATTCAGACAAGCCATCAGACCCCCTTCCAAAGCGTCTTAAAACTGCTTACCAACAAATCAACAAGTCAAAGGTGTGGTCAGACCCCAAGAAACGACAAAAACTAGAAAAGCTTTTAAGTCAATTAGAAGCTCTAACTTCAGCCAAATAA